AAGTGCTGCTTCTTTCAATTCTTTATTGTTATTTTTCGCAATTTTAGCAGAAGGGACAACACCGATTTGCCCTAAGTACTTATCTGCTAACGTCAACTGTAACGCTAGACCAATTAACATACCTGCACCAGCAGCGATGAAGCCATAGTGCCAATTAACCTGTTCACCTAAGTAACCAACAATTAATGGCGATAAGAAAGCACCTAAATTGATACCCATGTAGAAAATTGTAAATGCACCGTCACGGCGATGATCACCTTCGTTGTATAGGTCACCAACAAGGCTTGATACGTTTGCTTTAAATAGACCATTACCACAAATGATTAAAACAAGTCCAAGATAGAATACTTGTTCTTCCATTCCAGGGATCATTGTTTTTGGAATACCTAACGTGAAATAACCAAGGGAGAATAATATACCACCATAGATTATCGCTTTACGTTGGCCCATAACGTTATCAGCTAACCAACCACCAATAAGCGGGGTTAGGTAAACAGCCATGGTAAAAGTACCGTATAAGCTAAGTGCTTCTTGAGTAGTCCAGCCAAAGCCACCGTCTTGAACAGATGCTACGAGATATAAAACAAGTAATGCTCGCATTCCATAGTAACCAAAACGCTCCCACATTTCGGTTCCGAAAAGAAGAAACAAGCCTTTCGGGTGTCCGAAAAGTGTTCCTTGTGCCATCGGTTTATTCATGTTGATTTTCCTAAATTTAACTTTATTAAATAAAGAGCTCAGCTTGAAAACGTATTATTTGTGATTTTAATTATAATTTTTGAGCTGAAATCTTACTACAAAACTGAGAAAACATACCGCATAGCGGCACTGCAATGCAACAGTTTGCGCATAATTTTAGCTTTATTGCACTATTAATAAGATTAAATGTTTAAAAGAAGGCCGGATTACTCTAAAATGCGCGGGTTTTGTATAAGTATTCTTGGTTAATAAACTCAAATAATGTAAATGGAAAGTAAAGTGTCGGTACGTATTATATATATTTTTTTGTTGGTGGTAGTGTCATTTACAGTAAGCGCGGTTACTCCAACGCCTGCGCAAATAGAACAGTTCAAGAATCTACCGCCTTCGCAACAAAAAATGTTGGCAAAGCAATTAGGTATAGATATTTCGCAATTTAAAAAAGCAAGCCAGTCTCAATCATACGAAAATACAATAATGCCCCCTGCTGAACGAGCCAGTAAAGAAGAGTTCAGTGAGTTAGAAGAAACTTTAGAAGAAAAGTATTTAAAAGATAAAGTAGAAGTAAAACCGTTTGGTTATGATTTATTCGCTAATGAGCCATACAGCTTTCAACCAGAAAATAACCAAGTTGCTGTGCCTGATGATTATATTGTAGGTGTAGGTGATAACTTTTTAGTTAATACTTATGGAAAAGAAGGCAACACGTATGAATTGATGGTCAATCGTGATGGTATGCTACATTTCCCTGATTTTGCGCCTTTAAATGTAATGGGTTTAACCTTTCAAGAAGCAAAGCAAGCTATTCATAATCATATTTCCTCACAAACAATTGGTCTAAAAGCTTCAGTTACAATGGGGGAGCTTAGATCGATTCGCATCTTTGTTATGGGAGAAGCGTATAAGCCAGGTGTTTATACGATTTCTTCATTATCCACAGTAACAAATGCGTTATTTGCATCTGGTGGGCTATCTGATATTGGCTCATTGAGGAATATTCAAGTTAAAAGGGCAGGCAAACTTGTTGGTAAAGTAGACTTATATGATTTCTTAATTCATGGCGATAATTCTAAGGATGTCATATTAAAGTCTGGCGATGTTGTGTTTATTCCTCCGGTAGGCAGCACCGCTACGATCAAAGGAGAAGTTAAGCGACCTGCAATTTATGAATTAGTAGAAAGTGAAACAATAAAAGACTTATTGACAATGGCTGGCGGTGCAAAGTCTTCTGCATTTTTAAAAGAAAGTGTACTAGAGCGCTTTAATACGAGTAATTATAAAACACTGATAAATTTAGACCTGAGTAAAGAAGGTGTATTTGAAGAGCCTGTAAAAGACGGTGATGTGTTAAGAATTAATGCAACGTCTGATGAATTTAAAGATTCGGTATTATTGATTGGGGCTGTAACCCGACCGGGCGCCTATCAATGGCATCAGGGCATGAAAGTTTCAGACATCATTGAAAGCTTCCATAGTGACTTACTTAAAATTGCTGACCTAGAGTATGCGTTAATTGTCCGAGAAACAAGCAAGTTAGGTGATATCGAAACACGTCAAATTAGCTTAGCAAATGCCTTAGAAAATAAAAACGCAACAGATAATATTTTATTGAACTCTAACGATAAAGTGATTGTCTTTAGTAAATATGAAAAAAGAGATATTGAGCAAAGAACATTAGCTCGGTTAGCTCATACGCAAGAAGAGTTAGCTATTTTGGAGAGGGAACAGCTAATTAAAGAGTATTATTCTAAAGAGTTTAAAAGGGATTTAGGTTTACTAAAAGATGAAGAGTTTAAGAACGAAGCTAATATGCAGTTCAATTCTCAGCTTTCCAATCAGGAGCTAAATAGGCGTGACTTACAATTAGCTCAAACAGATTTATTAGAATTATCTAAGCCATTTGCTGAGCTTGAAAAAGAAGAAGATGAAGAAGAAAATTTAGAAGAGTTTAGCCTTTATTCAAGAAAGTTATTATTAGCACCAGTTATTTTAAAACTACAAAACCAAGCATCAGTTGGTCAACCTATGGAGTTAGTAGAGGTTGTAGGAGAAGTTAAAGTTCCTGGTGTATACCCTTTATCTAAAGGTGCTAAAATTAATGATTTAGTAATGGCGGCAGGAGGCTTGAATGAATCTGCCTACCTTGAGAGAGCTGAGCTAACCCGCGTTAATAAGCAAGGCAGTAAAGCCTCAATAAAACACATAACATTTAAACTTGGCGATGCAATGTCTCTTGATGAGTCAAGTAATATTAAGTTAACCAGTAAAGATCGTTTAAATATTTCTCCAATTCCAGAGTGGCAAGAGGATGTAACAATTACCCTGAAAGGTGAAGTGTTATTTCCAGGTGTTTATACTATACGACGTGGTGAGACATTAGTTGAAGTGATAAAGCGCGCTGGTGGATTCACTGATTTCGCATCTGCTGATGCAGCGGTATTTACTCGTGAA
This is a stretch of genomic DNA from Flocculibacter collagenilyticus. It encodes these proteins:
- a CDS encoding SLBB domain-containing protein; this translates as MSVRIIYIFLLVVVSFTVSAVTPTPAQIEQFKNLPPSQQKMLAKQLGIDISQFKKASQSQSYENTIMPPAERASKEEFSELEETLEEKYLKDKVEVKPFGYDLFANEPYSFQPENNQVAVPDDYIVGVGDNFLVNTYGKEGNTYELMVNRDGMLHFPDFAPLNVMGLTFQEAKQAIHNHISSQTIGLKASVTMGELRSIRIFVMGEAYKPGVYTISSLSTVTNALFASGGLSDIGSLRNIQVKRAGKLVGKVDLYDFLIHGDNSKDVILKSGDVVFIPPVGSTATIKGEVKRPAIYELVESETIKDLLTMAGGAKSSAFLKESVLERFNTSNYKTLINLDLSKEGVFEEPVKDGDVLRINATSDEFKDSVLLIGAVTRPGAYQWHQGMKVSDIIESFHSDLLKIADLEYALIVRETSKLGDIETRQISLANALENKNATDNILLNSNDKVIVFSKYEKRDIEQRTLARLAHTQEELAILEREQLIKEYYSKEFKRDLGLLKDEEFKNEANMQFNSQLSNQELNRRDLQLAQTDLLELSKPFAELEKEEDEEENLEEFSLYSRKLLLAPVILKLQNQASVGQPMELVEVVGEVKVPGVYPLSKGAKINDLVMAAGGLNESAYLERAELTRVNKQGSKASIKHITFKLGDAMSLDESSNIKLTSKDRLNISPIPEWQEDVTITLKGEVLFPGVYTIRRGETLVEVIKRAGGFTDFASADAAVFTRESLKEQEFEQIKKLLSDLRKEVATKSLQPSKATSSISYSESRQLLYDLSQVTPVGRLIIDVPRLMLGQTDYDIQLEDGDTLYVPTKKQSVNVIGEVNVATAHMHEDEYDLYEYIQKSGGFKSRADEDRIYIIKADGSVEVPSGNSWYAINAKTTQIQPGDTIVVPLDSEYMDNLTLWSTATQIIYQVGVALAAISSIN